From one Planktothrix agardhii NIES-204 genomic stretch:
- a CDS encoding putative riboflavin-specific deaminase has translation MTPQPGVNRPQTTVILAMSADGKISDQMRSPARFGSEQDKLHLEKQVAQMDGVLFGAGTLNAYQTTIKITDPELLKYRKRHGKPPQPIQIVVSASGNINPNLRFFQQSVPHWLLTTNQGQELWNNTEGFENIIITDHNSNQINWSMAFEQFQKLGLNKLGILGGGQLVASLLKQNLIDQFWLTICPLILSGRNSPSPADGEGFLSAVAPRLQLLEVQTIGQEVFLHYQVLTGE, from the coding sequence CCCGGTGTTAACCGACCTCAAACGACGGTAATTTTAGCGATGAGTGCGGATGGTAAAATTTCTGATCAAATGCGATCGCCCGCCCGTTTTGGTTCAGAACAAGATAAACTACATTTAGAAAAACAAGTGGCACAAATGGACGGGGTTTTATTCGGTGCGGGAACATTAAACGCCTATCAAACTACTATCAAAATTACTGATCCTGAATTATTAAAATACCGAAAACGGCACGGAAAACCCCCTCAACCCATACAAATAGTTGTATCTGCTTCGGGAAATATTAATCCGAATTTACGTTTTTTTCAACAATCTGTTCCCCATTGGTTACTGACCACAAATCAGGGTCAAGAATTATGGAATAATACAGAAGGGTTTGAAAATATAATTATTACTGATCATAATTCCAATCAAATTAACTGGAGTATGGCTTTTGAACAATTCCAAAAATTAGGCTTAAATAAGTTAGGAATATTAGGAGGTGGTCAACTGGTTGCTTCCCTTTTAAAACAAAACCTGATTGATCAATTCTGGTTAACCATTTGTCCCTTAATTTTAAGTGGTAGAAATTCCCCCAGCCCCGCCGATGGAGAGGGTTTTTTATCCGCCGTCGCCCCCCGTTTGCAATTATTGGAGGTACAAACCATAGGACAAGAAGTATTTTTACATTATCAAGTATTAACTGGCGAATAA
- a CDS encoding pyruvate dehydrogenase E1 alpha subunit, with protein MVQERTLPTFKADANAVTRDEGLMLYEDMVLGRLFEDKCAEMYYRGKMFGFVHLYNGQEAVATGMIRAGRRDEDYVCSTYRDHVHALSAGVPPREVMAELFGKATGCSKGRGGSMHLFSSAHNLLGGFAFVAEGIPVATGAAFQTKYRREAINDPNADQVTMCFFGDGACNNGQFYECLNMAALWNLPIIYVVENNKWAIGMAHDRATSDPEIYKKGPAFGMPGYEVDGMDVLAVREVAKKAVARARAGEGPTLVEALTYRFRGHSLADPDELRDKDEKEFWFARDPIKKFAAHLTEHNLATHEELKAIDQQVQAIIDDAVEFAQSSPEPDPKELYRYIYADD; from the coding sequence ATGGTACAGGAACGCACGTTACCGACGTTTAAGGCGGATGCAAATGCTGTAACCCGCGATGAAGGGTTAATGCTGTATGAGGATATGGTGCTGGGGCGGCTATTTGAAGATAAATGTGCCGAGATGTATTATCGGGGCAAAATGTTCGGTTTTGTCCACCTGTACAACGGTCAAGAAGCCGTGGCTACGGGGATGATCCGGGCGGGTCGTCGGGATGAGGATTATGTTTGTAGTACCTATCGGGATCACGTTCATGCTTTGAGTGCGGGGGTTCCACCCCGGGAAGTTATGGCGGAATTATTTGGTAAGGCCACAGGTTGTTCTAAGGGTCGGGGCGGCTCGATGCACCTATTCTCCTCGGCCCATAATTTATTAGGGGGGTTTGCCTTCGTTGCTGAGGGGATTCCGGTGGCTACAGGGGCGGCTTTTCAAACCAAATACCGCAGGGAAGCGATCAATGATCCGAATGCCGATCAGGTAACTATGTGTTTCTTTGGGGATGGCGCTTGTAATAACGGCCAATTCTATGAATGTTTGAATATGGCGGCATTATGGAATTTGCCAATTATTTATGTGGTGGAAAATAATAAATGGGCGATCGGCATGGCCCATGACCGGGCAACTTCTGACCCGGAAATCTACAAAAAAGGCCCGGCTTTTGGAATGCCTGGTTATGAAGTGGATGGGATGGATGTTTTGGCGGTTAGGGAAGTGGCTAAAAAGGCCGTTGCTCGCGCCCGGGCGGGTGAAGGCCCAACTTTAGTTGAAGCTTTAACCTATCGTTTTCGTGGACATTCTTTGGCCGATCCCGATGAATTACGCGATAAAGATGAGAAGGAATTTTGGTTTGCTCGTGATCCGATTAAAAAATTTGCGGCTCATTTAACCGAACATAATTTGGCAACCCATGAGGAATTGAAAGCTATTGATCAGCAAGTTCAAGCCATTATTGATGATGCGGTAGAATTTGCCCAAAGTAGCCCGGAACCTGATCCTAAAGAGTTGTATCGTTATATTTATGCCGATGATTAA
- a CDS encoding hypothetical protein (protein of unknown function DUF29), with amino-acid sequence MVQELIDLRTCIEEQRYDQALMIIDELEGMGKQAILRNIQSYLLRLLIHLIKNQIEERLTNSWAASIRGSIREIQKLNLKDNKKSYYIQQDEWQTWLEDSLEDAIRDASVEVMNGTYTPFKLSEIVERDSILMRAQILLDLTYRYPAKELASQVDQTLIELPGGNAWKD; translated from the coding sequence ATGGTACAAGAACTGATTGATTTAAGAACTTGCATCGAAGAACAACGCTATGACCAAGCGTTAATGATTATTGATGAATTGGAAGGAATGGGAAAACAAGCTATTTTACGCAATATTCAGTCTTATTTACTTAGACTGTTGATTCATTTAATTAAAAATCAAATTGAAGAAAGGTTAACAAATTCTTGGGCAGCTTCTATCCGAGGTTCTATTCGAGAAATCCAAAAACTCAATCTTAAAGATAATAAAAAATCCTATTATATTCAACAAGATGAATGGCAAACTTGGTTAGAAGATAGCTTGGAAGATGCCATTCGAGATGCCAGTGTTGAAGTCATGAATGGAACCTATACCCCGTTTAAATTATCAGAAATAGTAGAACGAGATTCAATTTTAATGAGGGCTCAAATCTTACTCGATTTAACCTATCGTTATCCGGCTAAAGAATTAGCGTCTCAAGTTGATCAAACCTTAATAGAATTACCCGGAGGAAATGCTTGGAAAGATTAA
- a CDS encoding hypothetical protein (conserved hypothetical protein) — protein MQNTRLNRLVNVINAQVGRLLMNPWRRISLLIISLLFGIFLAVAISGITGQRGRLDVTVALVISIFVEGVNWLAYNRSPRLRQSFWVENLNALKIGLSYGLFLLASMLGS, from the coding sequence ATGCAAAATACCCGTCTGAATAGACTTGTCAATGTAATTAATGCCCAGGTAGGGCGATTGTTAATGAATCCTTGGCGACGGATTTCGCTGCTAATTATTAGTCTACTGTTTGGGATATTCCTAGCCGTGGCTATTTCTGGGATAACCGGACAAAGGGGGCGTTTAGATGTGACGGTGGCTTTAGTAATATCTATCTTTGTCGAAGGGGTTAACTGGTTAGCTTACAATCGTTCTCCTCGTTTACGACAATCTTTTTGGGTAGAAAATCTAAATGCCCTCAAAATTGGTTTGAGTTATGGGTTATTTTTGTTAGCCTCAATGTTAGGTTCATGA